In the genome of Rhodoplanes sp. Z2-YC6860, one region contains:
- a CDS encoding carbohydrate porin, whose product MVQASSFLRVVVFAALSQFIFSVLCPGAALAGAKDETAAEWLPIPKWFNDWRSDLDKKGLSFGATFIMDNIGNVSGGMKRGFINFGRLDLGVDADLEKLAGLDGLKFHANMFEIWGRGLTHDYIGNLATVSEIEALPDTRLYEAYLEKTLWDGKLAIKAGQQAADVEFFDSQTDDLFINGTFGWPAIKATNLPAGGPAPPIAVPGIRVKAQPAEGVTAFVAVFNGNPAAPGPGDPQLRDNHGLAFRLQDPPWLIGQVRWDYSLEIAGMTLPGNFTPGAWQHFGSFDDQRFTMQGLSLADPAGTGIPARHRGNQGYFAVIEQTLYRPASVTEKGVNASVQGITAFARIAYSPPDRNLIDLYIDGGIGFSGMIPGRPLDRFGIAMAYMHISPTARALDIDSQDFTSLPTPVRSNETLLEMIYEAHIKPGWLIAPYFQYVWRPSGGVSNPLDPTGLSRIGDAAIFGVTTTLKY is encoded by the coding sequence ATGGTACAAGCGTCCTCATTTCTGCGTGTTGTTGTTTTCGCTGCGCTGTCGCAGTTCATCTTTTCAGTTCTTTGTCCCGGTGCAGCCTTGGCCGGCGCCAAGGATGAAACTGCCGCGGAATGGCTGCCGATCCCGAAGTGGTTCAACGACTGGCGCAGCGACCTCGACAAAAAGGGTTTGTCGTTCGGCGCCACCTTCATCATGGACAATATCGGCAATGTTTCGGGCGGCATGAAGCGCGGCTTCATCAATTTCGGCCGGCTCGACCTCGGCGTCGATGCCGATCTCGAAAAGCTTGCTGGGTTGGACGGCCTGAAATTCCACGCCAACATGTTCGAGATCTGGGGCCGCGGGCTGACGCACGACTACATCGGCAACTTGGCGACCGTCAGCGAGATCGAGGCGTTGCCCGACACCCGGCTTTACGAGGCCTATCTCGAGAAGACGTTGTGGGACGGCAAGCTTGCGATCAAGGCGGGCCAGCAGGCCGCCGACGTTGAATTCTTCGACAGCCAGACCGACGACCTGTTCATCAACGGCACCTTCGGCTGGCCCGCGATCAAGGCGACCAATCTGCCGGCCGGTGGCCCCGCGCCGCCGATCGCCGTGCCGGGCATTCGCGTCAAAGCGCAACCGGCCGAAGGCGTCACCGCCTTTGTTGCGGTCTTCAACGGCAATCCGGCGGCCCCAGGCCCGGGCGATCCGCAACTGCGTGACAATCACGGCTTGGCGTTTCGTCTGCAGGACCCGCCATGGCTGATCGGCCAGGTGCGCTGGGACTATTCGCTGGAGATCGCCGGCATGACGCTGCCGGGCAACTTCACGCCCGGCGCCTGGCAGCATTTCGGCTCGTTCGACGATCAGCGCTTCACCATGCAAGGCCTCTCGCTCGCCGATCCCGCCGGCACAGGCATTCCCGCGCGCCACCGCGGCAACCAGGGCTACTTCGCCGTGATCGAGCAGACGCTGTATCGTCCCGCGTCGGTGACCGAAAAGGGCGTCAACGCATCGGTGCAGGGCATCACCGCCTTCGCGCGGATCGCCTATAGCCCGCCCGACCGCAACCTGATCGATCTCTACATCGACGGCGGCATCGGCTTCAGCGGCATGATCCCGGGCCGCCCGCTCGATCGGTTCGGCATCGCGATGGCCTACATGCACATCTCGCCGACGGCGCGCGCGCTCGATATCGACAGTCAGGACTTCACCAGCCTGCCGACTCCGGTGCGCAGCAACGAAACGCTGCTCGAGATGATCTACGAGGCGCACATCAAGCCCGGCTGGCTGATTGCGCCCTACTTTCAGTATGTGTGGCGGCCGTCCGGCGGTGTGTCCAATCCACTCGACCCGACAGGTCTGTCGAGAATTGGCGACGCCGCGATCTTCGGCGTCACGACGACGCTGAAATATTAG
- a CDS encoding carbohydrate porin yields MVLLSGVQCAKLSRKRERATRRSWSSWLFCGVAVLVSAPELALAADLPPVTKAPAARVLPFDWSGAYVGGHVGITRGQVDNTLTESRPVGSSESFGPAFGGVQAGYNLILNSGLLLGLEADMTFTNHLIPNQVIATRESSSTTITETLDYVGTVRGRIGYAFDRFLVYGTGGFAYSQARIVESPGSLGPEDDKRLMLRSGWAAGGGAAIALNQYWSARVDYLYHQFGPISLTMPSGRNYESTFDMHMLRVGLDRKLGGPEVFGPQVSDDNGSGFGDWNVHGQVTVIGQGHGTFRSPYVGPNSLSPNPQARNTSTMTAFLGFRPWEGGEIYLNPELMQGFGLDGVHGVAAFPNGEAQKSNFPTPRFNMARMYLRQTWGLGGEQEVIPDGPNQLATKQDIDRVSVTVGKFSVLDFFNLNSYSGEPRTGFINWNMYGGGSYDWTMDRLSWTWGAMTEINRKDWAFRVGYFLLPSVSNVDNFDMNIPRHGEVAAELELRYELFKQPGKLRLFGWVNHGTMGGYADAVALPVTSPNYPDIEATRKTRTNYGVVVNLEQAITKELGVFSRVTWSPGQTELIGWTDVHRSASLGAQLKGTAWGRPNDKIGVAGIVEELSSEARSYFAAGGLGIVIGDGKLNYRPEKVLEAYYAFSINKWSTFTLDYQFVANPAYNADRGPVSFYSVRYHAEW; encoded by the coding sequence ATGGTGTTGTTGAGTGGCGTGCAATGCGCGAAGCTTTCGCGCAAACGGGAACGTGCGACCAGACGGTCGTGGTCGAGTTGGCTGTTCTGCGGCGTGGCGGTGCTGGTATCCGCGCCGGAGTTGGCCCTGGCGGCCGATCTACCGCCGGTCACAAAGGCTCCTGCCGCCCGCGTGCTGCCATTCGACTGGAGCGGCGCCTACGTGGGCGGCCATGTCGGCATCACCCGCGGCCAGGTCGACAACACGCTGACCGAAAGCCGGCCAGTCGGATCGAGCGAAAGCTTCGGCCCTGCCTTCGGTGGTGTCCAAGCCGGCTACAACCTCATTCTGAATTCCGGTCTGCTGCTCGGCCTCGAAGCCGACATGACTTTCACCAATCACCTGATCCCCAACCAGGTGATCGCCACGCGCGAAAGCTCGTCCACGACCATCACCGAGACGCTGGACTATGTCGGCACCGTCCGCGGCCGCATCGGCTATGCATTCGACCGCTTCCTGGTCTACGGCACCGGCGGCTTCGCCTATTCGCAGGCGCGCATCGTCGAGAGCCCCGGTAGCCTTGGGCCTGAGGACGACAAGCGGTTGATGTTGCGCTCCGGCTGGGCCGCGGGTGGCGGCGCCGCGATCGCGCTCAATCAATATTGGAGTGCGCGGGTCGACTATCTCTATCACCAGTTCGGGCCGATCTCGCTGACGATGCCGTCGGGGCGCAATTACGAGTCGACCTTCGACATGCACATGCTGCGCGTGGGCCTCGACCGGAAGCTCGGCGGGCCGGAGGTGTTCGGTCCGCAGGTCAGCGACGACAACGGATCGGGCTTCGGCGACTGGAATGTGCACGGGCAGGTGACCGTGATCGGGCAGGGGCACGGCACGTTTCGTTCGCCCTATGTGGGTCCGAACAGCTTGTCGCCGAACCCGCAGGCGCGCAACACGTCGACCATGACGGCGTTTCTCGGCTTCCGCCCCTGGGAGGGCGGCGAGATCTATCTCAATCCGGAGCTGATGCAGGGCTTCGGTCTCGATGGTGTGCACGGCGTCGCGGCATTTCCCAACGGCGAGGCGCAGAAGTCGAACTTCCCGACGCCGCGCTTCAACATGGCGCGGATGTACCTGCGCCAGACGTGGGGGCTCGGCGGCGAGCAGGAGGTCATCCCCGATGGTCCCAATCAGCTCGCGACCAAGCAGGACATCGACCGTGTCAGCGTGACGGTCGGAAAATTCTCGGTGCTGGATTTCTTCAATCTCAACTCCTATTCGGGTGAGCCGCGCACGGGCTTCATCAATTGGAACATGTATGGCGGCGGCTCCTACGACTGGACCATGGACCGGCTGAGCTGGACATGGGGCGCCATGACCGAGATCAACCGGAAAGACTGGGCGTTCCGTGTCGGTTATTTCCTCTTGCCGTCGGTCTCGAACGTCGACAATTTCGATATGAACATTCCGCGGCACGGCGAAGTCGCAGCCGAGCTCGAACTGCGCTACGAGCTCTTCAAGCAACCCGGCAAGCTCCGGCTGTTCGGCTGGGTCAATCACGGCACCATGGGCGGCTATGCCGACGCTGTGGCCCTGCCGGTCACGAGTCCCAACTATCCGGATATCGAGGCGACGCGAAAGACACGCACCAACTACGGCGTTGTCGTCAATCTGGAGCAGGCCATCACGAAGGAGCTCGGCGTGTTCTCACGCGTCACGTGGAGCCCGGGGCAGACCGAGCTGATCGGCTGGACCGATGTGCATCGCAGCGCTTCGCTCGGTGCCCAGCTCAAGGGCACGGCCTGGGGCAGGCCGAACGACAAAATCGGTGTCGCCGGAATCGTCGAAGAGCTTTCAAGCGAAGCGCGCAGCTATTTCGCCGCGGGCGGGCTCGGCATTGTCATCGGCGACGGCAAGCTCAACTACCGGCCCGAAAAGGTGCTGGAGGCCTACTACGCGTTCTCCATCAACAAATGGAGCACGTTTACCTTGGACTATCAGTTCGTCGCCAACCCGGCCTACAACGCCGATCGCGGCCCGGTCTCGTTCTATTCGGTGCGCTACCATGCCGAATGGTGA
- a CDS encoding DUF4431 domain-containing protein, with protein MVAKAHRVSSGSLRWRGAAAVLGVAATLLMAAAAQAACLKAQTDNQVAEGRLTSVQVSVPDYKFKEQAYILQLKSDACLEGTEEFDKVDHTDRIHVFSLDDAMRKKLRAAVGKTVRVSGNAFGEENIHHHAPIVMGVSSIELLPGK; from the coding sequence ATGGTTGCGAAGGCACATCGGGTTTCATCCGGCTCCCTGCGATGGCGCGGTGCAGCCGCCGTGCTCGGCGTGGCGGCGACGCTGCTCATGGCCGCCGCTGCGCAGGCGGCCTGCCTCAAAGCACAGACGGACAATCAGGTCGCCGAGGGCAGGTTGACTTCGGTTCAGGTGAGCGTTCCGGACTACAAATTCAAAGAGCAGGCCTACATCCTGCAGCTCAAGTCGGACGCTTGTCTTGAAGGGACCGAGGAGTTCGACAAGGTCGACCATACCGATCGTATCCACGTCTTTTCGCTTGACGACGCCATGCGAAAGAAGCTCCGCGCCGCGGTCGGCAAGACGGTCCGTGTCAGCGGCAATGCATTCGGCGAAGAGAACATCCATCATCACGCGCCGATCGTGATGGGGGTGAGCAGCATCGAGTTGCTGCCCGGCAAGTAG
- a CDS encoding Nramp family divalent metal transporter — translation MLMSTKSEPAAPERASTGGWRRERERPSLAEVFGSVATKPSGSFWRKLVSFLGPGYLVAVGYMDPGNWATSLAGGSKFGYALLTVALLSNLMAILLQALCARLGIGAGRDLAQACRDAFPAVVSRPLWLLAEIAICATDLAEVIGTAIGLNLLFGVPLEIGVLITALDVFIILWLQNLGFRWIEAFIVTLLGVIAVCFGVQIAMADPDWAAVIKGFAPTTQVVTNPDMLYLALGILGATVMPHNLYLHSGVVQTRRYGDSVEDRREAIGLATADSTIALMFALLINASILILAAATFNKAGKTDVAELDQVHAFLAPLLGSSIAPTLFGIALLCCGLNSTVTATLAGQIVMEGFLDIKLPSWARRLVTRSIAIVPAAVVTIWYGEKGTAQLLILSQVVLSLQLPFAIVPLVMFTADRRKLGELIAPRWVTALAALTALLIIVLNIKLLWDLVF, via the coding sequence ATGTTGATGTCGACAAAATCCGAGCCGGCCGCGCCCGAACGGGCTTCGACTGGCGGCTGGCGCAGGGAACGTGAGCGCCCGTCGCTGGCGGAGGTGTTCGGCTCTGTTGCGACCAAGCCGTCCGGCTCGTTCTGGCGCAAGCTCGTGTCGTTCCTGGGCCCCGGCTACCTCGTCGCCGTCGGCTACATGGACCCAGGCAACTGGGCGACTTCGCTCGCCGGGGGCTCCAAGTTCGGCTACGCGCTGCTGACGGTTGCGCTGTTGTCCAACTTGATGGCGATCCTGCTGCAGGCGCTGTGCGCTCGGCTGGGCATCGGCGCAGGGCGCGATCTGGCGCAGGCCTGCCGCGACGCGTTTCCGGCTGTGGTGTCGCGGCCGCTGTGGCTGCTTGCTGAGATCGCGATCTGCGCCACGGACCTCGCCGAGGTGATCGGCACCGCGATCGGGCTCAATCTTCTGTTTGGCGTTCCGCTCGAGATCGGCGTGCTAATCACCGCGCTCGATGTCTTCATCATCCTGTGGCTGCAAAATCTTGGCTTCCGCTGGATCGAAGCCTTCATCGTGACCTTGCTCGGCGTGATCGCAGTCTGCTTCGGTGTGCAGATCGCCATGGCCGATCCGGACTGGGCCGCTGTGATCAAAGGCTTCGCGCCGACCACGCAGGTGGTCACCAATCCGGACATGCTCTATCTCGCGCTCGGCATCCTCGGCGCCACCGTGATGCCGCACAATCTCTACCTGCATTCCGGGGTGGTGCAGACGCGCCGCTATGGCGACAGCGTCGAGGACCGTCGCGAGGCGATCGGGCTTGCGACCGCCGACTCCACCATCGCGCTGATGTTCGCGCTTCTGATCAACGCCTCGATCCTGATCCTCGCGGCGGCGACCTTCAACAAGGCCGGCAAGACCGACGTCGCCGAACTCGATCAGGTGCACGCGTTTCTCGCGCCGCTGCTCGGCTCCTCGATCGCCCCGACGCTGTTCGGCATCGCGCTGTTGTGTTGCGGTCTGAACTCCACCGTCACGGCGACGCTGGCCGGTCAGATCGTCATGGAAGGCTTCCTCGACATCAAGCTGCCGTCCTGGGCACGGCGCCTCGTGACGCGGTCGATCGCCATCGTGCCGGCCGCGGTGGTGACCATCTGGTACGGCGAGAAGGGCACGGCGCAGCTTCTGATTCTCAGTCAGGTCGTGCTGAGCCTGCAGCTGCCTTTTGCCATCGTACCGCTGGTGATGTTCACCGCCGACCGAAGAAAACTCGGCGAATTGATCGCGCCGCGATGGGTGACGGCGCTGGCGGCGCTGACCGCGCTGCTGATCATCGTTCTGAACATAAAGCTGCTGTGGGACCTGGTCTTCTGA
- a CDS encoding cation:proton antiporter domain-containing protein: MAASTVLLLLSAPAALAAEGSNGPSEAVFVAQLMVLLLVGRLLGEALLRMGQPAIMGQLMAGLLLGPSLLGALFPDLQHAIFPPSKEQKAMLDAVAQFGVLLILLMTGMETDLALVKRSSRASIAASVSGVIIPFALGFALGEFLPDAMIPDPDKRLITSLFLGTALSIASVKIVATVVREMNFLRRTVGQVIIGSAIVDDTIGWIIIAVIFGLALKGHVDPFSIAQSVIGTIAFMAFSLTIGRRVVSFIIRWVNDTFVSELAVITAILLIMGAMALTTSLIGVHTVLGAFVAGILIGESPLLTRHIEDELRGLIVAFFMPVFFGTAGLGADLTVLKDPNLLLLTCGLILIATVGKFGGAFLGGELGGLSRREALALATGMNARGSTEVIVATIGLSMGALSQDLFTMIVTMAILTTLAMPPTLRWALGRVPIRKEEKERLEREEQDAKGFVSNMERLLVAIDDSANGRFAARVAGMVAGTTAMPTTVMHVTPGRKTGGRKADGKAPSSDEKEAAQQAAESAAQLLRDTASQVANDETEGGEKKEAEKLDVTVLTNKTTEAEVVAKEAEKGYDMMVVGLQNTTLRGHKFNTDVTQLATGFEGPLTIVEARDGHIKDPAHAGLSILVPVNGTGPSRRAAEVAISMARATRAPVTALYVAPPKQNGARARTKQMADAVLKDIVKLGETYDVAAAPALRAEKNADDAILKEAAKHRHNLIVIGVERRPGKELFLGETATAVLEKSDRSIVFVVS, from the coding sequence ATGGCAGCCTCCACCGTGCTGCTGCTGTTGTCCGCGCCGGCCGCACTTGCGGCCGAGGGCAGCAATGGCCCCTCCGAAGCGGTGTTTGTTGCTCAACTCATGGTGCTGCTGCTGGTCGGCCGCCTGCTCGGCGAAGCGCTGTTGCGGATGGGCCAGCCGGCGATCATGGGGCAGCTGATGGCGGGCCTCCTGCTCGGCCCCTCGCTGCTTGGCGCGCTGTTTCCCGACCTGCAGCACGCGATCTTCCCGCCCTCGAAAGAGCAGAAGGCCATGCTCGATGCGGTGGCGCAGTTCGGCGTGCTGCTGATCCTGCTCATGACCGGGATGGAGACCGACCTCGCGCTGGTGAAACGATCGAGCCGCGCGTCGATCGCGGCCTCGGTCTCGGGCGTGATTATCCCGTTTGCGCTGGGCTTTGCGCTGGGCGAATTCCTGCCCGATGCGATGATCCCCGATCCGGACAAGCGGTTGATCACCTCACTGTTTCTCGGAACCGCGCTGTCGATCGCCTCGGTGAAGATCGTGGCGACCGTGGTGCGCGAGATGAATTTCCTGCGCCGCACCGTCGGCCAGGTGATCATCGGCTCGGCGATCGTCGACGACACCATAGGCTGGATCATCATCGCGGTGATCTTCGGCCTTGCGCTGAAGGGCCATGTCGATCCGTTCAGCATCGCGCAGAGCGTCATCGGCACGATCGCGTTCATGGCGTTCAGCCTGACGATCGGCCGGCGCGTGGTGTCGTTCATCATCCGCTGGGTGAACGACACGTTTGTCAGCGAGCTCGCGGTGATCACTGCGATTCTCCTGATCATGGGCGCGATGGCGCTCACCACCTCCCTGATCGGCGTGCACACTGTGCTCGGCGCCTTCGTCGCCGGCATCCTGATCGGTGAATCGCCGCTGCTGACACGCCACATCGAGGATGAGCTGCGCGGGCTGATCGTCGCGTTCTTCATGCCGGTGTTCTTCGGCACCGCGGGACTCGGCGCCGACCTCACGGTGCTCAAAGACCCGAACCTGCTGTTGCTGACCTGCGGGCTCATCCTGATTGCCACCGTTGGCAAGTTTGGCGGCGCTTTCCTTGGCGGTGAGCTCGGGGGCTTGAGTCGCCGGGAAGCGCTGGCGCTTGCGACTGGCATGAACGCACGCGGCTCGACGGAGGTCATCGTCGCGACCATCGGCCTGTCGATGGGCGCGCTGAGCCAGGACCTGTTCACGATGATCGTCACCATGGCGATCCTCACCACGCTCGCCATGCCGCCGACCTTGCGATGGGCGCTGGGGCGGGTGCCGATCCGCAAGGAGGAAAAGGAGCGCCTCGAACGCGAGGAACAGGACGCGAAAGGCTTCGTGTCAAACATGGAACGGCTGCTCGTGGCAATCGACGACAGCGCCAACGGACGGTTCGCCGCACGCGTCGCCGGCATGGTGGCGGGAACGACCGCGATGCCGACCACGGTGATGCACGTCACTCCTGGCAGGAAGACCGGCGGCAGGAAGGCGGACGGCAAGGCTCCCTCGTCCGACGAAAAGGAAGCGGCTCAGCAGGCAGCAGAATCCGCCGCGCAGTTGCTGCGCGACACCGCCAGTCAGGTCGCGAACGACGAGACCGAAGGCGGGGAAAAGAAGGAAGCCGAAAAGCTCGACGTCACCGTGCTGACGAACAAGACAACCGAGGCAGAAGTCGTCGCCAAGGAGGCCGAGAAGGGTTACGACATGATGGTGGTCGGCCTGCAGAACACCACGCTCCGCGGCCACAAGTTCAACACCGATGTCACGCAGCTTGCGACAGGCTTCGAGGGCCCGCTGACCATCGTCGAGGCTCGCGATGGACACATCAAGGATCCGGCTCATGCCGGCTTGAGCATCCTCGTGCCGGTCAACGGCACCGGCCCCTCGCGGCGCGCCGCCGAGGTCGCCATCTCGATGGCGCGGGCCACACGAGCGCCGGTGACCGCCCTCTACGTGGCGCCGCCGAAGCAGAACGGCGCGAGGGCCCGCACCAAGCAGATGGCCGACGCAGTGTTGAAGGATATCGTCAAGCTCGGCGAAACCTACGACGTCGCAGCCGCCCCCGCCCTGCGCGCGGAAAAGAACGCCGACGACGCGATCCTGAAGGAGGCAGCCAAGCACCGCCACAACCTCATCGTGATCGGCGTCGAGCGACGACCGGGCAAAGAGCTGTTTCTCGGCGAGACTGCGACCGCGGTTCTGGAAAAGTCGGACCGCTCGATCGTGTTCGTGGTGAGTTGA